A single window of Chitinophaga sp. XS-30 DNA harbors:
- a CDS encoding SDR family oxidoreductase encodes MKTLANKKVIVLGGSSGLGLATAQAAAADGAEVIIVSSNQQRIDKALETLPNNSKGFAVSLEKEENIKAFFAGTGNFDHLVYTAGENISMSMVDDTEIEKGKDFFTIRFWGAFAAIKYGKQHINEGGSINLMSGNFGQRPAAGYSLGATICGAMDAFTKAMAVELAPIRVNNIAAGIIDTNLWGNMNYADREGFFKHLENTLLLKRVGKPEDIAQAFVYLMKQTYATGQSLVIDGGAVLV; translated from the coding sequence GCTACCGCCCAGGCAGCAGCAGCAGACGGCGCGGAAGTGATTATTGTATCGAGCAACCAGCAAAGGATCGACAAAGCATTGGAAACTTTGCCCAATAACAGTAAAGGATTTGCGGTTAGCCTTGAAAAGGAAGAAAACATAAAAGCGTTCTTTGCCGGTACGGGCAACTTCGACCACCTGGTTTATACGGCAGGTGAAAACATATCCATGAGTATGGTAGACGATACGGAGATAGAAAAAGGAAAGGATTTTTTTACCATTCGCTTTTGGGGCGCCTTTGCGGCCATTAAATATGGAAAGCAGCATATCAACGAAGGCGGAAGCATAAATTTAATGAGCGGCAATTTCGGGCAACGTCCGGCCGCCGGTTATAGCTTGGGGGCCACGATTTGCGGTGCAATGGATGCTTTTACTAAAGCGATGGCAGTAGAGCTGGCTCCGATACGGGTAAACAATATTGCGGCAGGAATTATCGATACCAATCTGTGGGGCAATATGAACTATGCCGACCGCGAAGGTTTTTTCAAGCACCTGGAAAATACCCTGCTGTTAAAAAGAGTGGGTAAACCGGAAGACATCGCACAGGCATTTGTTTATCTGATGAAACAAACTTATGCCACAGGGCAGTCTTTGGTTATTGATGGTGGGGCTGTATTGGTCTAA